CCCCTTCACCGACGACTCCGACTTCCTGGTCGCGGTGTTTTCGCGCGCGGACTGAGGCGCATTCCACAGTGCGGTGATCTCGGCGCGGCAGGTGTGGAACGACGCTGGCGGGTAACTCGGTGTGCATGCGGAATCCATTAGCCAGAGTTGCTCGCCGGGTGGCCCAGCGTCCCTGGGTCATGCGCGCCAAGCCCGCGATCCTGCGGCTGGAACGTGGAGTACGGCGAATCAGTAAGGGACGCAGAGGAATACTGGATGTGGCGGGGCTGCCGTCGGTGCAGATCACGGTGCCGGGACGCAAGACCGGTCTGCCGCGCACCACCTCACTGCTCGCGGTGCCCGAGGACGAGCGGTTCCTGGTGCTGGGCTCGAATTGGGGGAGCCCGAAGCATCCGGTGTGGTCGGCGAATCTGCGGGCCGCCGACATCGCCGAGATGTGTTATCGCGGCGAGTGCGGTTCGGCCACCGTCACCGAGATCACCGGCGTGGACCGTAAGCGGGCCTGGGATCTGGCCGTGGAGTTCTGGCCCGGATACGAGATGGAATCCGAACTCGCCGGCGGGCGGCAATTCCGGATCTTCGAATTGCGCCCGCGCTGAACGTTATTCGCCGGACACCTCGCCGCGCGACCAGAACTCGGGTGTGATGCCCAGGCTTTCCAGCCACGATTTCTCCCCCTGCCGCACGATCGACTCGGCATTCGCCGCAAGCAGGTCGAGCACATCCGCCTCGGGTTTGCCGCCGAGCGCCTGCAGGACGTACACCACCTTCTCGGGGGCGACGGTGATCGCGTACTCGTATTCCCCGCCGCGGCTCAAATGCTGCCCCTCGATGACGAGCGCCCCCGAATCTCGCAGGCTCGCAGTGATATACAGGCCGCCTCGACTCCAGAGCGAGACCGAACGTGTGGTCATGGGGCCAGAGTAGGCCGATTCGGCGGGTCAGGCCGAAGTGTCCTCGGCGCCGGGAACATCGAGACGTTCGGCGAT
This DNA window, taken from Nocardia sp. XZ_19_385, encodes the following:
- a CDS encoding nitroreductase family deazaflavin-dependent oxidoreductase, with protein sequence MAQRPWVMRAKPAILRLERGVRRISKGRRGILDVAGLPSVQITVPGRKTGLPRTTSLLAVPEDERFLVLGSNWGSPKHPVWSANLRAADIAEMCYRGECGSATVTEITGVDRKRAWDLAVEFWPGYEMESELAGGRQFRIFELRPR